Sequence from the Arvicola amphibius chromosome 3, mArvAmp1.2, whole genome shotgun sequence genome:
CCTGTCCCCTGAACAATTATCTTCACAAAGCAAATTatctattaaaatttttgttctgaTACAAAACCCTGCCCTGGTGTTCAAGCCCACTAACCCTGAATCATACACTTCTTGTCCTTGAGAAGTATATTCtgtttggggagggaggggagtggggactggcttctattttgtttctaaattttacTGTAGACTGGCTTGTAACATGCTTTGAAAAAGGATGctgtaacaacaaaaatactagCTATTTTACCTCATTAAAGATAATTCACAGTGAGCAACATCTGGTTTTCAATTTTACTTCTATATTCCTGTAACTCAGCTCCATGTTCTTCACACTCCAGTGGGAAGGGGAAGGTAGCCTCCTCTACCATACTCCCAATGAAGACCCAGCAAAAGACAACGTTCTCTGTGCTTGACCCTACTGGGGGGCAGTGGCTCATCTTTTATGAGGGGCAAGGTTGTACAGGGCACCCTCTGTGACCCACTCGTGCTCACTCCAAGGCTCCTAGCGGCAACTGCTGAGGTGAAGCTGAAGATGACTTCCCAGGTCTGCCTCTGCAATTGTACTTAGCTGATCTTCACTTCGTGCATATCCACAATGCAGTTTGACCGTATCCACGCCACTCTTCCTACCCCAACTTCTCCCAATCTCTCTCCCAATTTcatatttgctttttcttcttctttataagCCAGAGTCCAATTAGAGCTGCCCCTAGCCTCAGAGGTACAGGGCCACCCACTGgcacaaaagcaacttagagagtGTACCACTGCAAACAGACTCTCCCTTCCCTAGCAGCCATCACTGTCAACAGCTCCCCAGCTAGAGTAGGGACCTTGGGAGCCCCTCTACTCCACCCACGCTGCGATGTTCACTGCTGGATGGTGTGCAGACAGTTACAGTGAGATCATAAATACAATGGTCTCGCATGTCCAGAGTCTCACAGCATTCTCCCCTGGACTCGGATTCCTccttgatgtttcctgagccttggggagaAGGGGTGATGGAGATGTTCCATTCTGGGGAGGGGGTTTGCCCTTTCTTGATGTAGTATCAAACAGTATATCTTGAGGATCCCTTCGCTAAGAGTTGGGCGTGGGATTCATCCAACATCCCAATCATTTCTTATCTTACTGATGCTTATGTATTCGGAAGCAGGGGTCCTGGTTCTATCTCCAGGAAAAGGAAGTCTAGATCCTTACCCAGAGActctttatttccatttctacTCCCTCAGAGCACATGATAATGTCAAAGAGCTGAGTGAGAAAGGGTTTGCTGAGTGAGAGATCTCTGTAGTAACTCTCATGTCCAGCAGTCTGAGCCTGGGTATCTGGAGAGCTCTCAGCTTTTACAACCCACGTCACCTCTGTCTTCAGAGTGACACTAATTCAAACAAAGGATGTTTTGTGCTATAACATTTAAGTGGTTAATAGCAGTCATGATCAAGTTTTATTGGTTTTGCATAAACAGCCAATAGAATAGGTTTACACCAATATACTTAGCATCCAGCACCCACCTTTCATGGGGCTggctaaggatttttttttttttgcagaggcagtaggaagagggggaagaaatggAGGATGAGGTTTCAGAGTGTATCTTAGGTAGACTTAAGTATTTGGCAATTAATCCCTTCATTTCAAAAGTCAGCTTCGTAACTTGGAAATACATAAAAGCACAGTGCATCCACTTTATTaaaaagacatgtgccacctgGGTGCCCCAAGTTCATACCGAGCATTATCTGGATTCGTGTCTGTGGGCTTAGTAAACAGTAGTTTTAAATGACACGCATCAAGATCTTCAGTTAAGTAATCTCGTATCTGGATTGAATCATGGAAGAGCTGACATTTAAACAATTaccattatttattcattattcaaaTCTGATAATGCCCCAGGGAGTAAGGCGCCAATGTATAAGAAGATAATATAATCTTACTAACCAGCCATTAAGTCAGTCATATGCATAGCCACTCGTGAATCAGACAGTTCGGGCTGATGTTCCTATGTGAACAACGTCCTGCAAGTCCTCCACCTCCACTGCAGAGGCAGCCGCTCCTGGGACAGGAGCCATCTTCATGTTAGTATTTCTTGGCTAGTCTCAGTATTGTTAAGCACAGCGGATTTTTCCCTTAATGAATATGAGTGGattaaggcaaaggacacagactAGCTTCTTCCATAGATTATTTTCTACCTTATTTAAAGTTGCTGTTGGGGCTGCACAGGCTGTGGATCTGCTGGCCTGCAAAGACACAAACTGTCCCTGGGCCAATGCCTGACACATTAGCCACGAGATTACAATCTTGGTGCTCCCAGCATCTTCCCTCAGTTTATTGTCAGGACTGCTCCTCAGCACGACACGCAATGCTGAGGGTCAAATAACACCACTTATTTGCTATGTATCTTGGCTGTGTGTAgattatttccttatttaaaatacttaataacTGGGCAATAATCTACTTAGTCTTTGCAAATTCTGCATTGCACAGTTTTTCGCTTTTACAGCCATTTTCTGCAAGGCTGTTGAATTCTCCTTCTGCCATCTTCCTCACATAACTATGTGGTCCTTTCCCTTCAaaggaagaaggatgcttaaaagagcCCCCAATTCTATCCCACAGTGTGAAATACTGTCCGTAGTTATAGTCAAAATACATGTGGTGGTCTGTGTGATGAGCCGACCCGTTAATAAACGGCCTGAAGACCTGGGGGACGCGAAAATCACCGTCGTGAATAGAAATTGTCCAGACATTAACCAAGACATATAACCCCAAGTAGACCACCTTGTGCAGTGGGAAGACAAAGGGGTATATATGGTAAGGCAGACTCTGGAGGAAGCCATCCACAGGGTGAAAAGCATGACTTGCAAATGGAGTGGGGATCTTCCAAATATGATGAGGTTTATGTATGTGCTGAGGAGGAAAAGGATACGGTTAGAGCCATGTGCAAACGTAGCTTCCACTCCTGGTACATATATGGCCTAACTGAAATTCACTTCCTCTTTACTCCCAGGGTTAGACTCGCACGACAGGCCCTCCAGATCCACGAAGGAaaccataaataaaatgcatacagACCCTATGATGACGACCAGGAGAGCTTCTTGGGTATTTAATACAAGCAAGAGGAAGCCCTACAGTCTTTGAGTACAGACTTTATAATACTGAAATGTGTGATatcttcccccttctctgcccTTTAAATGACTCTACCTTGTAGACCAGTCTATGGTGCAGGCCCCTGTGAATCCAGTAGATCAGCATGTCTGTGAAAAACAGGAACGACACCACACTAGCAATGAGATGAATCCAGCCTAAAAGAGACCACACAGAACAAGAGTCCAAGTTTGTCTCCACAATCAGTGTTCCCTTCCCACATGGCCACATAAATGCAAAAGGAGATCCTAAAATCAAACACAATTAACACATTAAAAGGTCATCTCCCTTCACTACCTAGAACCATTTCCACCCCAACTTCCCCTCACCTAACAACTTGAAATGTTCTACCTTGcattttttaattctaattaaATTTTTAGCTGCTATACAAAACCATAAAAATTTCCCAGCCAGTATTTCTTTTCCGTTTTAtgatttaactttattattttgcttatttgtttctcaagacagaatttctctgtgtaccctggctgtcctgtaactcactctgtaaaccccaggatagcctcaaactcacagagatccacctgcctctgccttccaagtgctgagattaaaggtgtgcaccaccaccgcccagctattaaCTTGACTATTTTTAACCATGTTTATGTAGTATGTGCATGTACGTATGAAAGTTCTGGTTCTCATGTGGCTGGAATTACTAGCAGTTGTGAGCctcaatgtggatgctgggaactgaactaagggCCTCTTAACTGCGAAGTCATCTTTCTAGTACAAGTATTAATTAAGCTACAAAGATGCCCCTGATAGAGGACAATCCCACTGCTTTCCCTTGTCTTAGCATTTTTAAATCCTATCGTTGTTTGCTGCCTCCTTACCTGGAGCTCAATTTCCCATGAAATACTGTCACTCCAGAAACTCACCCCACAGTGAGTTCTTTTCTAAGATTTCCAGCCTCATCCTCCTGGGATTTTGCTCCAACCAAGCCGATGCACTCAACCTCCTCCGGTGTCTGCAGCATCTTACCTCTGACTCAGGCTAACACTGTCCCAGCATGGCCAGAATGCCCTCTCCCTGATTTTGCCCACTCCCTCATTCACTGTCAAAGCCTCTTCTAATTAACCACCTCCTACTCTTGAGAGCTCAGCTCTGGTATCAGCAAGCCAGGCTTCAAGCCTTGGAGCTACCGTCTATTAGCTGAGCACATGGGCAGGTTCTCATTTGGTCCCCAATACATTGCTTCTAAAATCAGTCTGACAACGAGACCCACTCTGCAGAGCTGCTGGAGAAAAGCAGTGGGTGGACACAGGGCAGAGCCACAAGCTGCAGCTGGCACCTGTCAATCTCAATGCACGCTGCTCTGCCCTCCTGTGTTCTGGATGTCAGGAACACGTCTTGAAGGAACTTCAGAACTACATAGAGACCACATCGCTACAAGACTACCTTTAAAAGAAGGAAGTCTCAAGCTCCAAATGTATGGGTCAATTTCTAAACTCTGAACAGAGACAGAATGGACTACTATAATTAATATGCTCTATGACAATATTTAC
This genomic interval carries:
- the Sc5d gene encoding lathosterol oxidase, with product MDLVLSVADHYFFTPYVYPASWPEDNIIRQTISLLIVTNLGAYILYFFCATLSYYFVYDHSLMKHPQFLKNQVYREIMFTVKSLPWISIPTISLFLLELRGYSKLYDDVGDFPSGWIHLIASVVSFLFFTDMLIYWIHRGLHHRLVYKHIHKPHHIWKIPTPFASHAFHPVDGFLQSLPYHIYPFVFPLHKVVYLGLYVLVNVWTISIHDGDFRVPQVFRPFINGSAHHTDHHMYFDYNYGQYFTLWDRIGGSFKHPSSFEGKGPHSYVRKMAEGEFNSLAENGCKSEKLCNAEFAKTK